CCCGAGCGTCCGGGTTTCGCGTCGTTCCATCGCTGGGCTCGGGCGGTGGGCGTCCTGGCTAGCCGCCGAAGGCATCCCGCGTGATCCGGAGCATGTCCGCGTGGACCGAGGCTCCCGCCGCAAGGATGTCGCCCCGCTCGAGGAAACCGGGCCCCCCCAGCACGTCGGTCACGATCCCGCCCGCTTCGCTCACGAGCAGCGCTCCGGCGGCCACGTCCCACGGCGAGAGCCCCACCTCCCAAAAACCGTCGTACCGCCCGCAGGCCACGAACGCGAGGTCCATCGCCGCCGAACCCGCGCGCCTGATCCCCGACGT
This Terriglobia bacterium DNA region includes the following protein-coding sequences:
- a CDS encoding inositol monophosphatase, whose translation is TSGIRRAGSAAMDLAFVACGRYDGFWEVGLSPWDVAAGALLVSEAGGIVTDVLGGPGFLERGDILAAGASVHADMLRITRDAFGG